One genomic segment of Rhizobium sp. 11515TR includes these proteins:
- a CDS encoding glucosamine inositolphosphorylceramide transferase family protein: MPSIDIIVPKSAPRRWQEILITRLQAEGHDIAVLHESRSDAWPVAVNAALALERTIFRRRDPALAAPLSEIPTSIRSRPAALRLDLAGNAAPSDIPTMTLRFDGSRSDLSVPISVAAGALPVIETVLDGKTVIGRASPMIDKRESASLGVEDVLARAITLAVSTVRALAENRLAVNEPVSIAPENPAAGMLEFASSYAASALPRLGREVMRRARFRHAHWRVGYRFIDEPGVASTYELGNGWSELPDAGDHFYADPFPFQWEDRSFLFVEDYPHATGKAVISVVPFDAAGKPGEPRCVLEEPYHLSYPQVFERGGAIWMLPEASSGGKLVLYRSIQFPDRWVPEAVLIEGEISDATMLEQGGQLWLFATDRDGYGSTSDTLMVFHAPRLAGPWKPHILNPVLIDRRMARPGGAFVRERGNIYLPVQDGTLGYGGGLGISQLLELDEKTVRLSPPRPIAAHGDWPYPKIHTLNRSGRLEVIDGIAAVRK, translated from the coding sequence ATGCCATCGATCGATATCATCGTGCCGAAATCCGCGCCGCGCCGTTGGCAGGAGATTTTGATCACGCGTCTGCAAGCGGAGGGACACGACATTGCCGTTTTGCATGAGTCTAGGTCGGACGCATGGCCGGTAGCGGTCAATGCTGCTTTGGCTCTTGAGCGAACAATCTTCCGCCGGCGCGATCCGGCGCTTGCCGCTCCCTTATCGGAAATCCCCACCAGCATTCGCAGCAGGCCTGCTGCACTTCGGCTGGATCTTGCCGGCAATGCTGCGCCATCGGATATTCCAACAATGACGTTGCGGTTCGACGGATCGCGGTCGGACCTCTCGGTCCCGATATCCGTCGCCGCCGGCGCCTTGCCCGTCATCGAAACCGTCCTGGATGGAAAGACGGTGATAGGCCGAGCCTCGCCGATGATCGACAAGCGGGAGTCCGCCTCGCTTGGTGTCGAAGATGTCTTGGCGCGTGCTATCACGCTTGCCGTTTCCACCGTTCGTGCCCTTGCCGAAAACCGGCTTGCTGTGAACGAACCCGTATCCATAGCGCCTGAAAATCCTGCTGCTGGAATGCTGGAGTTTGCATCTTCATATGCGGCCAGCGCCCTGCCACGCCTGGGCCGGGAGGTGATGCGGCGCGCACGTTTTCGTCATGCGCATTGGCGCGTCGGCTATCGCTTTATCGATGAGCCGGGTGTGGCAAGCACCTACGAGCTTGGCAACGGCTGGTCGGAGCTGCCGGATGCGGGAGACCATTTCTATGCCGATCCCTTTCCCTTTCAATGGGAGGATCGTTCCTTCCTGTTCGTGGAGGATTATCCGCACGCGACAGGCAAGGCAGTCATCTCCGTCGTGCCGTTCGATGCAGCCGGGAAGCCCGGAGAGCCGCGATGCGTGCTGGAAGAGCCTTACCATCTCTCTTATCCGCAAGTCTTCGAGCGCGGCGGTGCAATCTGGATGCTTCCTGAAGCAAGTTCGGGCGGAAAACTCGTCCTCTATCGCTCCATCCAATTTCCGGATCGCTGGGTTCCCGAAGCCGTGCTCATCGAAGGCGAGATTTCCGATGCGACAATGCTCGAGCAGGGGGGGCAGCTTTGGCTTTTTGCGACTGACCGCGACGGCTATGGCAGCACCTCCGATACGCTCATGGTCTTCCATGCACCCCGGCTTGCCGGCCCCTGGAAGCCGCATATACTGAACCCGGTTCTCATCGATCGCCGCATGGCGCGCCCGGGCGGCGCCTTCGTCCGCGAGCGGGGTAATATCTATCTGCCGGTCCAGGACGGAACGCTCGGCTACGGCGGCGGGCTCGGTATCTCGCAATTGCTGGAGCTGGATGAAAAGACGGTTCGTTTATCACCGCCCCGACCGATTGCGGCGCATGGCGATTGGCCCTATCCGAAAATCCATACGCTCAATCGCTCAGGCCGACTGGAGGTTATCGACGGGATTGCAGCCGTGCGGAAGTGA
- a CDS encoding glycosyltransferase family 4 protein, which produces MKIIQVQTQAEAGGAQRISDMVGEGLRARGHDVRTVFMYRKTDVYDRDPHADFILTKPPRGLPGQMRAAIGLAGYLRKARPDAVITFQHYGNIFGTIGARFAGADLIIANQSGAPQTRGVRGILTQIDKLMGTLGAYHANVVNSRWTEAQFDSFPKAYRRRMSRIDHGVPALSVAFDKVAARAAFGLPQEAWLAVSSGRMAPSKNQIALVGALVHLPDIHIAIAGTGPEQESIVAFAKDNGVDDRLHLVGEVPPSRIFEFLAAGDAYAFSSLTETFGLAAVEAAISGLPVVTSKLDVLREVLTTDDGEAAALFVEADAKSMADGLAELIARPELAAQLAAAGRQLKEQYSPARMCAGYEALLLSRSLPHGCNPVDNLQSA; this is translated from the coding sequence ATGAAAATCATCCAGGTCCAGACCCAGGCAGAAGCAGGTGGTGCACAGCGGATCTCCGATATGGTCGGCGAGGGACTGCGCGCGCGTGGCCATGATGTGCGAACCGTCTTCATGTATCGGAAGACCGATGTCTACGACCGCGATCCGCACGCTGATTTCATCCTCACCAAACCGCCGCGCGGCCTGCCTGGCCAGATGCGTGCGGCGATTGGACTTGCCGGTTATCTGCGCAAAGCTCGACCGGATGCCGTCATCACCTTCCAGCACTACGGCAATATTTTCGGCACCATCGGCGCGCGGTTCGCCGGTGCAGACCTCATCATCGCAAACCAGAGCGGCGCGCCGCAGACTCGAGGCGTCAGGGGGATCCTGACGCAGATCGACAAGCTGATGGGCACGCTCGGCGCCTATCATGCCAATGTCGTCAATTCGCGCTGGACGGAAGCGCAATTCGACAGCTTTCCGAAAGCCTATCGGCGCCGAATGTCACGCATCGACCATGGCGTTCCCGCGCTCTCGGTCGCTTTCGACAAGGTGGCGGCGCGCGCGGCCTTCGGTCTTCCTCAAGAAGCCTGGCTCGCCGTCTCTTCCGGCCGCATGGCGCCATCGAAAAACCAGATCGCGCTCGTCGGCGCCCTCGTCCATCTGCCCGATATTCATATCGCCATAGCCGGCACCGGCCCCGAACAAGAGTCGATCGTCGCTTTTGCTAAGGACAACGGCGTCGACGACAGGCTGCATCTCGTCGGCGAAGTGCCTCCCTCCCGCATCTTCGAATTCCTCGCGGCGGGAGACGCCTACGCCTTTTCGTCGTTGACGGAAACCTTTGGCCTTGCCGCCGTCGAAGCGGCCATTTCCGGACTACCGGTGGTCACAAGCAAGCTCGATGTCCTTCGGGAAGTCCTGACGACGGATGATGGTGAGGCTGCAGCACTCTTCGTCGAAGCCGATGCCAAGAGCATGGCTGATGGACTTGCTGAACTTATTGCCAGGCCCGAGCTTGCAGCTCAGCTTGCCGCTGCCGGACGGCAGCTGAAGGAACAATATTCGCCGGCGCGCATGTGCGCCGGCTACGAAGCTCTGCTTCTATCCCGCTCACTTCCGCACGGCTGCAATCCCGTCGATAACCTCCAGTCGGCCTGA